Genomic window (Phragmites australis chromosome 5, lpPhrAust1.1, whole genome shotgun sequence):
GCAAGATTCCGTTAAGCCGACGTGTAATGGTGGAGCATTTGGTTTAATTGGTAAAATGCAAAACTTTGATTTTGTATTCATCATGCTTTTGATGATAGACTTGTTAAGCATTACAGATGACTTGTCGCGTGCTTTGCAAAGGAAGGATCAAGACATTGTTGAAGCAATGAGTTTAATTATGGATGTGAAAGATCGTTTGCAGGATATACGGGACAATGGATGGGAGTTGTTATTCAAAAGAGTGAAGTCCTTCTGTGACAAAAATGAGATTAAAGTGCCAAAAATGGACAAGGAAGTAAATGCTAGAGGGACGTATTCACGTAGAAGGCAAAAGGTAACAAATATGCATTTTTACCATATTGAGATTTTTATTGCTGCCATTGATGCCATTTTGTCAGAGATGAATCATCGTTTTAATGAAGTTAGTTCGGAGTTATTAGTATGCATGGCTTCTCTTAATCCAAGGAACTCCTTCTCTAGTTTTGATGTGGATAAGCTTGTGAGACTTGCTGAGATTTATGCTAAAGATTTTACAGTAGCTGATTGTTTGTTGTTAAGGAATCAACTTCAAAGCTTCATTCTCAACATTAGGAGAAGTAAAGAATTTCTTGGATGTAGAGATCTTCCAAACATTGCTGAAAAAATGATTGAGACCGGAAAGAACAGATCTTTTCCATTGGTTTATCGGCTCATTGAGCTAATATTGATACTTCCAGTGGCAACGGCATCAGTTGAGAGAGTCTTTTCAGCTATGACTCTTATAAAGACAGATTTACGCAACAAAATGGGGGATGAATGGCTTAatgacttgatgatatgctacACCGAGAAGGAGATATTTAGAAGCATTAGCAATGAAAAAATCATACAGGAGTTTGAAGACATGAAAGAACGCCATATGTTAGTGCCAAAAGATAATTTAGTGGTATGCTTCATTCTctatttctcttctaatttaAAAGAACACCATATTTGAAAGTCATTGTTTGtaactaatttatcttttgttttacaGATTGCTTCTCATGAAGATTAATAGGCTATCGTCGTGTACGCACGTGCTATCCATTGATTTGGTACGAACATATTGCCGATTCATCTTTTATTCCTTCTTCTTTAATGTATTTTGCACTTCATCTTTTATCTTTGCGTATGAAATTACCTTGAAAAATGAAACTTGCTAATTTTATATATGAGACATATTTAAACTTATATTAGCTAGTATGTTCAGCCCCTCCTATAATTTTGGTCTGCATCCGCCCCTGGCAACAACAACAGGAaactactctctctctctgaaaaaaaaaggacCTCCTCCCTCAGAAAAGATCCTGAAACGTTAATTTGAAGCAAAGCGCTATGTAGTCCTAGGTGATTATAAATGTTCCTTCCAGCAATTATAAGTAGTATCTAGAAGACTAGCAGTCAAGTACACCAGGAGAAGCAACCTAAAACATGTCCAGGAAACAGGGAGGACAAAACAGGCATTCCGTTGGTTTCAGACGCAAATGCCAATGTCAGGCGACACCTTTCAAGATTCACGAGTTAGCTATGCTAATTGAACACCTCAAGCAACCGGAGTATCAATCATTACAATGAGTTCTCACAACCACAACAATTTGCTCAAGTACTCGGAGTTTATTGTGACTGCTTTCTGTGTCTTCATCGTGCAATCAAGCAACCAAAAGAATAGCATGCTGCTGGCTGGTGGTCTAAAACAGGTGTTTTAGAATCTATCAAATTTTAAacagtaaatttcacaaaactataactatttgtatctaattatcacaaaactataacttctTAGAatgagttttgtaaaactacATGTACTTATATTTCTAGGaa
Coding sequences:
- the LOC133917813 gene encoding uncharacterized protein LOC133917813, producing MIDWYKNKKKNVKDAYEKGSTWCQMISHHIQKDLTKACARRVTAVIMDEIGDRNFSVLIDESRDVSIKEQMAVILRFVNDQGKVMESFLGLQHVNRCTAAALKEALLQLVVVTVATSSPVIADFFNYVPLIVNTVGASCMRKDILLVKHHDVLLQKVENGEISTGRGLNQESSLARPGDTRWGSHLKTLLRIFQMWEAILEVLEIVKQDSVKPTCNGGAFGLIGKMQNFDFVFIMLLMIDLLSITDDLSRALQRKDQDIVEAMSLIMDVKDRLQDIRDNGWELLFKRVKSFCDKNEIKVPKMDKEVNARGTYSRRRQKVTNMHFYHIEIFIAAIDAILSEMNHRFNEVSSELLVCMASLNPRNSFSSFDVDKLVRLAEIYAKDFTVADCLLLRNQLQSFILNIRRSKEFLGCRDLPNIAEKMIETGKNRSFPLVYRLIELILILPVATASVERVFSAMTLIKTDLRNKMGDEWLNDLMICYTEKEIFRSISNEKIIQEFEDMKERHMLVPKDNLVIASHED